A DNA window from Enterobacter cloacae subsp. cloacae ATCC 13047 contains the following coding sequences:
- a CDS encoding ATP-dependent nuclease, protein MKLERIEIQNFRGIGTASINLENFTTLIGSNNIGKSTVLKAIKILVDTTNPTTEDWPFRQASDGELIIAGYFIDIQDWERTKPAISNLILNDKLAIRVRATWDEDNNCISLPIYEAYCRREIIEGFTNKITEARRVPYLLEIIERLDVNSSEAYKANLQQVIEIIRTEYPDKVTTEEGWSSENINFKNSLQQALPHILYIPACFKIEDDLKSQKGTPFGHLFSNRIFPALQADSSFSGYLDSANYMQRKMKGEIDGETIEGLMELMDSISESLNKVMDISSKVKLSVGEIDINSVFMKAAGLVIEDRLETQLEYQGSGVQRALAYALLESNAIFEVSESRRSTIILYEEPELYIHPHLMRLLRDTLRSKSSGSEWQVIVSTHSPFLIDIAENPSSLKLLKDHDNGTRTVHEINEDIFSVGGQYNERDMLRAALDFHPTVCEAFFAKRVVVVEGDTEVAILRFAENLCDKFEINKRLVKDTTIVSAGGKWTIPAIARILRKLNIPFKVIHDTDRKGRTDQELEALSPISEYKANEKIESIVGADDVYRVDDTFEHVLWNLETDGEAPTDGGKPFNAWKRM, encoded by the coding sequence ATGAAACTTGAACGGATTGAAATTCAAAATTTTAGAGGAATAGGTACTGCATCAATTAATCTAGAAAATTTCACAACATTAATTGGTTCTAATAACATTGGAAAGTCAACAGTTTTAAAAGCCATCAAGATTTTAGTGGATACTACAAATCCGACTACAGAGGATTGGCCTTTTAGACAAGCAAGTGATGGAGAGCTTATTATTGCAGGCTATTTTATTGATATTCAAGATTGGGAAAGAACAAAACCGGCAATTTCAAATCTCATTCTTAATGATAAGTTGGCGATAAGGGTAAGGGCTACTTGGGATGAAGATAATAATTGTATTTCCCTCCCTATTTATGAGGCCTACTGTCGTAGGGAAATTATTGAAGGATTTACAAATAAAATTACGGAGGCCAGACGAGTACCATATCTTTTAGAAATTATAGAGCGTCTTGATGTAAATAGTTCAGAGGCGTATAAAGCAAACTTACAGCAAGTGATTGAGATAATAAGAACGGAATATCCTGACAAAGTTACAACAGAAGAAGGATGGTCCTCGGAAAATATTAACTTTAAAAACAGCCTCCAACAAGCCTTACCTCATATATTATATATACCTGCATGCTTTAAGATAGAGGATGATTTAAAGTCACAAAAAGGAACTCCATTTGGGCATTTATTTTCTAATCGAATCTTTCCTGCGCTACAAGCTGACTCTTCTTTTTCCGGTTATCTAGATTCTGCTAATTATATGCAAAGAAAAATGAAAGGGGAAATCGACGGTGAGACAATTGAAGGTTTAATGGAATTGATGGATTCTATATCAGAATCACTTAATAAAGTAATGGACATTTCTTCAAAAGTAAAACTATCTGTTGGCGAAATTGACATTAATTCAGTATTTATGAAAGCTGCAGGTTTAGTGATTGAAGATAGACTGGAAACCCAACTTGAATATCAGGGGAGTGGTGTGCAAAGAGCACTTGCATATGCTCTTCTTGAATCGAATGCTATTTTTGAAGTAAGCGAATCTAGACGCTCAACAATAATCCTCTATGAAGAGCCTGAATTGTATATCCATCCTCACTTAATGAGATTACTAAGAGATACATTACGAAGTAAATCTTCAGGTTCTGAATGGCAGGTGATTGTAAGTACTCATTCTCCATTTTTAATAGATATTGCAGAAAACCCTTCATCATTGAAGCTACTCAAAGATCACGATAATGGTACAAGAACGGTACACGAAATTAATGAGGATATCTTTAGTGTCGGGGGGCAATATAATGAAAGAGATATGCTGAGAGCAGCCTTAGATTTTCACCCCACAGTATGCGAGGCTTTTTTTGCTAAAAGAGTAGTAGTTGTTGAGGGCGATACCGAAGTCGCTATTTTGCGTTTTGCAGAAAATCTATGTGATAAATTTGAAATTAATAAAAGGCTTGTCAAAGATACAACTATCGTTTCGGCAGGCGGAAAATGGACCATACCAGCAATTGCGAGAATTCTGAGGAAACTTAATATACCATTTAAAGTGATTCATGATACAGACCGAAAAGGTAGGACAGACCAAGAGCTTGAGGCTCTCTCACCAATTAGTGAATATAAAGCTAACGAAAAGATTGAAAGTATCGTAGGTGCAGATGATGTATACCGTGTTGATGATACATTTGAACACGTTTTATGGAATTTAGAAACAGATGGTGAGGCTCCAACAGATGGTGGAAAACCATTCAATGCTTGGAAGAGAATGTGA
- a CDS encoding DUF1107 domain-containing protein, which yields MKIFQRYNPLQVAKYVKILFRGRLYIKDVGAFEFDKGKILVPKVKDKQHLSVMSEVNRQVMRLQTEMA from the coding sequence ATGAAAATTTTCCAACGCTACAACCCGCTTCAGGTGGCGAAGTACGTGAAGATCCTGTTCCGTGGACGGTTGTATATCAAGGATGTTGGCGCTTTTGAGTTTGATAAGGGCAAGATCCTTGTCCCAAAAGTGAAGGACAAACAGCACTTGTCTGTGATGTCCGAAGTCAACCGTCAGGTTATGCGTCTGCAAACTGAGATGGCTTAA
- a CDS encoding GlxA family transcriptional regulator: MTNTQIGFVLCERMLSSGLSLPIEMWKSAASSYLAEQKTNANTDTPPAKRSRFRLCRPESILKVNTIGINSLPIRTHSGFSITADTTLADDRHYDVIYIPALWRNPRAVVRQQPELLAWLSEQAARGTRIAAVGTGCCFLAESGLLNGKPATTHWHYFRQFSRDYPSVKLQTKHFLTQAENIYCAASVKALSDLTIHFIETIYGKRVATHTQRTFFHEIRSQFDRQCYSEENKPHPDEDIVQIQTWIKANCASDISMQNLADMAGMSLRNFNRRFKNATDMSPLQYLLTARIELAMNMLQSTNLCIQEIANAVGYEDIAHFNRQFKHKTTVSPGDYRKTVRAKMFSA, encoded by the coding sequence ATGACAAATACACAAATAGGATTTGTGTTATGCGAACGCATGCTAAGTTCCGGCCTCAGTCTACCGATTGAAATGTGGAAATCAGCGGCCAGTAGCTATTTAGCTGAGCAAAAAACAAACGCCAACACAGATACGCCCCCGGCAAAGCGATCGCGTTTCAGGCTCTGTCGACCGGAAAGCATTTTGAAGGTCAATACCATCGGCATAAACAGTTTGCCGATCCGCACGCACAGTGGCTTCAGTATTACTGCCGACACCACACTTGCCGACGACAGACACTACGATGTTATTTATATTCCGGCCCTGTGGCGCAACCCTCGCGCGGTAGTCAGACAACAGCCTGAGCTGCTGGCGTGGCTTTCTGAGCAGGCCGCACGAGGCACCCGCATCGCTGCCGTCGGAACCGGCTGTTGTTTTCTGGCGGAATCAGGGTTGCTTAACGGGAAACCCGCCACCACACACTGGCACTACTTCCGGCAATTCTCACGCGATTACCCCAGCGTTAAATTACAAACTAAACATTTTCTCACCCAGGCCGAAAATATTTACTGCGCCGCCAGCGTTAAGGCCTTGTCAGATCTGACAATTCATTTTATTGAAACGATATATGGAAAACGGGTAGCCACACATACTCAACGGACATTTTTCCATGAAATTCGTAGCCAGTTTGATCGTCAGTGCTACAGCGAAGAAAACAAACCCCATCCCGATGAAGATATTGTGCAAATCCAGACCTGGATTAAAGCCAACTGCGCCTCAGATATATCAATGCAAAATCTTGCCGATATGGCTGGCATGAGTTTGCGCAACTTTAATCGTCGTTTTAAAAACGCCACTGACATGTCCCCTTTGCAATATTTATTAACCGCCAGAATTGAGTTAGCCATGAATATGTTGCAATCAACCAACCTGTGTATTCAGGAGATCGCCAACGCGGTTGGGTATGAGGATATTGCGCACTTTAATCGCCAGTTTAAACATAAAACCACGGTTTCACCGGGGGATTACCGTAAGACCGTTCGCGCAAAGATGTTTAGTGCATAA
- a CDS encoding beta-ketoacyl synthase: MVKLPVITAFGGYGPAGRSSSHHAFRRMVIESLSEEERQQTLLSLAILMGLLKYDEGGYCDISGKRFTPDQAAATIKNEALEGSLIRKITDDNFDVDAIVSHAKLNMASDENGFSFNISSRQLPQPLPQGWHAEELTDQRVRITVRGDMDCRIETLLRTEVQAAGLLPQGFRPGDYYNSQFHPRALQMAVVGASDAINALGIPWRDIQAKISPDKLGIYSGNIMGQLDEYGFGGMLQSRLKGHRVSAKQCPLGLNSMCADFLNAYVLGSVGHTSATLGACATFLYNLNAAVEDIKAGRIRMAVVGSAEAPVTSEVIEGFDAMGALATESKLRHIDQTETADWRNSSRPFGNSCGFVIAESSQYIVLMDDELAMQLGAEIHGSVGNVFINADGYKRSIASPGPGNYITMAKAVASAVSMVGLETVQKGSFIQAHGSSTPKNCVSEADIFDRVAQAFSIHNWPVTAVKSYLGHSLGPASGDQLISCLGVFRYGILPGIKSVSHIAPQVNNARLHIPVQDCKLEDEQGQIAFINSKGFGGNNATGVVYSPKLTQQWLRKRYGEPAFADYQQRNRQVQRQARAYDEAASHGELNVIYLFGQQGINEDDINIDMNGITIPGFEKPISFAREKEYSDF, translated from the coding sequence ATGGTGAAATTACCCGTAATAACAGCATTTGGTGGCTATGGTCCGGCTGGTCGTAGTTCTTCTCATCATGCATTTCGCCGAATGGTTATAGAGTCATTATCCGAAGAGGAACGGCAGCAGACGTTATTATCGCTCGCTATCCTGATGGGCCTTCTTAAATATGATGAAGGCGGATATTGTGACATTTCCGGTAAAAGATTCACGCCCGATCAGGCTGCCGCGACGATAAAGAACGAGGCGCTTGAAGGATCCCTTATCAGAAAAATCACGGACGATAATTTTGATGTTGATGCCATCGTTAGTCATGCAAAATTGAATATGGCTTCGGACGAAAACGGTTTTAGTTTTAATATCTCTTCCAGACAATTACCTCAACCCTTACCGCAGGGATGGCATGCTGAGGAATTAACGGATCAGCGCGTGCGCATTACCGTCCGGGGTGATATGGACTGTAGAATTGAGACGCTGTTGCGCACGGAAGTTCAGGCCGCAGGTTTGCTACCACAAGGATTCCGGCCGGGTGACTATTACAATTCACAGTTTCACCCGCGGGCGTTGCAAATGGCCGTTGTCGGGGCGTCAGATGCGATCAACGCTTTGGGGATCCCGTGGCGGGATATACAGGCGAAAATTTCGCCGGATAAGCTGGGTATCTACTCGGGCAATATTATGGGACAGCTCGACGAGTATGGCTTTGGCGGAATGTTGCAGTCGCGTCTCAAGGGCCATCGCGTCAGCGCCAAGCAGTGTCCGCTGGGCCTGAACAGCATGTGCGCTGATTTTCTCAATGCCTATGTGCTGGGTAGCGTGGGCCACACCAGCGCCACGCTGGGAGCATGCGCCACGTTTCTTTATAACCTGAACGCGGCCGTCGAAGACATAAAAGCAGGGCGCATTCGCATGGCCGTGGTAGGCAGCGCAGAAGCACCGGTTACGTCAGAGGTGATTGAAGGTTTTGATGCCATGGGCGCGCTGGCGACAGAGAGCAAACTCAGGCATATCGATCAGACGGAGACGGCCGACTGGCGCAACAGCAGCCGTCCGTTTGGCAATAGCTGTGGGTTTGTGATCGCCGAGTCCAGTCAGTATATCGTGTTGATGGACGACGAACTGGCGATGCAGCTCGGCGCAGAGATTCACGGTTCTGTGGGAAACGTCTTTATCAATGCTGATGGCTATAAGCGTTCGATTGCTTCACCGGGGCCGGGGAATTACATCACTATGGCAAAAGCTGTCGCCTCTGCAGTGTCGATGGTTGGACTGGAGACGGTGCAAAAGGGATCGTTTATCCAGGCTCATGGTTCAAGCACGCCGAAAAATTGTGTCTCGGAAGCGGATATTTTTGACCGTGTTGCGCAAGCCTTTTCGATTCACAACTGGCCGGTGACGGCGGTGAAATCTTACCTGGGACACTCCCTGGGGCCTGCCAGCGGGGACCAGTTGATAAGCTGTCTCGGTGTCTTCCGCTATGGCATTTTACCGGGCATTAAAAGTGTGTCGCACATCGCGCCGCAGGTGAATAACGCGCGTTTACACATCCCTGTTCAGGACTGCAAATTAGAGGATGAACAGGGGCAAATTGCGTTTATTAATTCAAAAGGCTTCGGCGGTAATAATGCCACGGGGGTGGTTTACTCGCCGAAGCTTACTCAACAATGGTTGCGCAAACGCTATGGCGAACCGGCCTTTGCAGATTATCAGCAGCGTAACCGCCAGGTGCAACGACAGGCCCGTGCTTACGATGAAGCTGCCTCTCACGGCGAATTAAACGTTATTTATCTGTTTGGGCAGCAGGGGATAAATGAAGACGATATCAATATTGATATGAATGGCATCACTATTCCCGGCTTTGAAAAGCCTATTTCGTTTGCGAGGGAAAAAGAATATAGCGATTTTTAA
- a CDS encoding YtfJ family protein, giving the protein MTLRNILAAACLLLPLWASAHNIEKGQRVPPVGIADRGELILDNDKFSYKPWNSAQLAGKVRVVQHIAGRTSAKEKNANLVEAIKAAKFPHDRYQTTTIVNTDDAIPGSGMFVRSSLESNKKLYPWSQFIVDSNGVTRKAWQLEEESSAIIVLDKNGQVQWVKDGALTQEEVQQVVDLLHKLLAQ; this is encoded by the coding sequence ATGACCCTACGTAACATTCTTGCAGCCGCATGCCTGCTCCTGCCCCTGTGGGCGAGTGCCCACAACATTGAAAAAGGACAACGCGTACCGCCAGTCGGCATTGCTGACCGGGGAGAATTGATTCTCGACAATGATAAGTTTAGCTACAAACCGTGGAATAGCGCGCAGCTCGCGGGCAAAGTGAGAGTTGTACAACATATTGCCGGTCGTACATCTGCAAAAGAGAAAAACGCAAACCTGGTGGAAGCGATCAAGGCCGCAAAATTCCCGCATGACCGCTATCAGACCACCACCATTGTGAATACCGACGATGCCATCCCTGGCTCCGGGATGTTTGTACGCTCAAGCCTTGAGAGCAACAAAAAGCTCTACCCGTGGTCGCAGTTTATTGTCGACAGCAACGGCGTGACGCGCAAAGCCTGGCAGCTTGAGGAAGAGAGTTCCGCGATTATCGTGCTGGATAAAAACGGCCAGGTGCAGTGGGTAAAAGACGGGGCGTTAACCCAGGAAGAGGTGCAGCAGGTGGTTGATCTGCTGCACAAGCTGCTGGCTCAGTAA
- a CDS encoding SDR family oxidoreductase, translating into MIAITGATGQLGRLVIEQLLKTVPANQIVAIVRNPAKAEALSQQGIVVRQGDYTDQAALTTALKGVKKLLLISSSEVGQRATQHQNVINAAKAAGVIFIAYTSLLHADNSPLGLHVEHVATEKALATSSIPYALLRNGWYTENYLASAPPALEHGVFIGAAGEGKIASATRADYAAAAAKVVSEEGHAGKVYELAGDSAWTLSELAAELSKQSGKPVVYQNMSEADFAAALKSVGLPAGLADMLADSDVGASKGGLFDDSHTLSKLIGRPTTSLAESVKTIL; encoded by the coding sequence ATGATCGCGATTACCGGCGCTACCGGCCAGCTTGGCCGCCTCGTTATCGAACAGCTGTTAAAAACCGTCCCGGCAAACCAGATTGTCGCCATTGTGCGTAACCCGGCGAAAGCGGAAGCCCTGAGCCAGCAGGGTATTGTGGTTCGTCAGGGCGATTACACCGACCAGGCCGCGTTGACCACGGCGCTGAAGGGTGTGAAGAAACTTCTGCTGATCTCATCCAGCGAAGTGGGTCAGCGCGCCACGCAGCACCAGAACGTCATCAACGCTGCCAAAGCGGCTGGCGTGATATTTATCGCCTACACCAGCCTGCTGCATGCGGATAACTCACCGCTGGGCCTGCACGTTGAGCACGTTGCTACGGAAAAAGCGCTGGCAACATCCAGCATTCCTTATGCCCTGCTGCGCAACGGCTGGTATACCGAAAACTACCTGGCGAGCGCGCCGCCTGCGCTGGAACACGGCGTGTTTATCGGTGCCGCAGGTGAAGGCAAAATCGCCTCTGCCACCCGTGCGGATTACGCGGCGGCGGCGGCAAAAGTGGTTTCGGAAGAGGGCCACGCTGGCAAGGTCTATGAACTGGCAGGCGACAGCGCGTGGACGCTGAGCGAACTGGCGGCTGAACTGAGCAAGCAGAGCGGTAAACCGGTGGTTTATCAGAACATGAGCGAAGCGGATTTCGCCGCTGCGCTGAAGAGTGTCGGCCTGCCTGCCGGGCTGGCGGATATGCTGGCGGACTCTGATGTGGGCGCATCTAAAGGCGGGCTCTTTGACGATAGCCATACGCTGAGCAAATTGATTGGGCGACCAACCACGTCGCTGGCTGAAAGCGTTAAAACCATTTTGTAA
- a CDS encoding hemolysin family protein, translated as MLNSILVILCLIAVSAFFSISEISLAASRKIKLKLLADEGNINASRILKMQENPGTFFTVVQIGLNAVAILGGIVGDAAFSPAFYSLFVQYMSAELAEQMSFILSFSLVTGMFILFADLTPKRIGMIAPEAVALRIINPMRFCLFVFRPLVWFFNGLANVIFRIFKLPMVRKDDITSDDIYAVVEAGALAGVLRKQEHELIENVFELESRTVPSSMTGRESVIWFDLHEDEQSLKNKVAEHPHSKFLVCNEDIDHIIGYVDSKDLLNRVLANQSLALNSGVQIRNTLIVPDTLTLSEALESFKTAGEDFAVIMNEYALVVGIITLNDVMTTLMGDLVGQGLEEQIVARDENSWLIDGATPIDDVMRVLDIDEFPQSGNYETIGGFMMFMLRKIPKRTDSVKFSGYKFEVVDIDNYRIDQLLVTRIDNKPTVLVPKLPDAEEKVSA; from the coding sequence ATGTTAAACAGTATTTTAGTAATACTTTGTCTGATAGCCGTCAGCGCATTTTTCTCGATATCCGAGATCTCGCTGGCCGCGTCCCGTAAAATCAAACTTAAGCTGCTTGCCGACGAAGGCAACATCAATGCTTCCCGTATCCTGAAGATGCAGGAAAATCCTGGAACGTTCTTCACCGTGGTACAAATTGGCCTGAACGCGGTCGCTATTCTCGGCGGTATCGTGGGGGATGCAGCGTTTTCTCCGGCCTTTTACAGCCTGTTCGTGCAGTACATGTCCGCCGAACTTGCCGAGCAGATGAGCTTTATTCTCTCCTTCTCGCTGGTCACCGGGATGTTCATCCTGTTCGCTGACCTGACCCCGAAACGCATCGGTATGATTGCGCCAGAAGCTGTGGCTTTGCGTATCATCAACCCGATGCGCTTCTGCCTGTTCGTGTTCCGTCCGCTGGTGTGGTTCTTCAACGGCCTGGCGAACGTCATCTTCCGCATCTTTAAACTGCCGATGGTGCGTAAAGATGACATCACCTCCGACGACATCTATGCCGTGGTAGAAGCCGGTGCGCTGGCCGGGGTGCTGCGTAAGCAAGAGCATGAGCTGATCGAAAATGTGTTCGAGCTGGAATCCCGTACCGTGCCCTCTTCCATGACGGGCCGTGAAAGCGTGATTTGGTTCGATCTGCATGAAGACGAGCAGAGCCTGAAGAATAAAGTCGCGGAGCACCCGCACTCTAAATTCCTGGTCTGTAATGAAGATATCGACCACATCATCGGCTATGTGGATTCCAAAGATCTGCTGAACCGCGTGCTGGCGAACCAAAGCCTGGCGCTTAACAGCGGCGTGCAGATCCGCAATACCCTGATTGTACCGGACACGTTGACGCTCTCTGAAGCGCTGGAAAGTTTCAAAACCGCCGGTGAAGACTTCGCCGTTATCATGAACGAATACGCGCTGGTGGTGGGTATCATTACCCTCAACGACGTCATGACCACGCTGATGGGTGACCTGGTCGGCCAGGGTCTGGAAGAGCAGATTGTGGCGCGTGATGAGAACTCATGGCTGATTGACGGCGCAACGCCAATCGACGACGTGATGCGCGTGCTGGATATCGACGAGTTCCCGCAGTCAGGCAACTACGAGACCATCGGCGGCTTTATGATGTTTATGCTGCGTAAAATCCCGAAGCGCACCGACTCGGTGAAGTTCTCCGGCTACAAGTTTGAAGTGGTGGATATTGATAACTACCGCATCGACCAGCTGCTGGTGACGCGTATCGATAACAAACCGACCGTGCTGGTGCCGAAGCTGCCGGATGCGGAAGAGAAGGTGTCGGCGTAA
- a CDS encoding bifunctional 2',3'-cyclic-nucleotide 2'-phosphodiesterase/3'-nucleotidase, protein MIKFSATLLATLIAASVQAATVDLRILETTDLHSNMMDFDYYKDTPTEKFGLVRTASLINAARNEVKNSVLVDNGDLIQGSPLGDYMAAKGLKKGEIHPVYKAMNTLDYIVGNLGNHEFNYGLKYLHDALAGAKFPYVNANIIDVKTKKPLFTPYLIKETEVVDQDGKKQTLKIGYIGFVPPQIMTWDKANLTGKVTVNDITETARKYVPEMREKGADVVVVVAHSGLSADPYQVMAENSVYYLSEVPGVDAILFGHAHAVFPGKDFASIKGADIDKGTLNGVPAVMPGMWGDHLGVVDLVLNNDSGSWKVTGSKAEARPIYDAAAKKSLAAEDQKLLDVLKHDHDATREFVSKPIGKSADNMYSYLALIQDDPTVQVVNMAQKAYAEHFVQGDPDLANLPVLSAAAPFKVGGRKNDPASYVEVEKGHLTFRNAADLYLYPNTLVVVKATGKEVKEWLECSAGQFNQIDPKSSKPQSLINWDGFRTYNFDVIDGVDYQIDVTQPAKYDGECQAINPQAERIKNLTFKGKPVDPAATFLVVTNNYRAYGGKFAGTGDSHIAFASPDENRSVLAAWISAESKKAGEIHPAVDNNWRLAPIHSDTPLDIRIETSPSDKAAAFIKEKAQYPMKKVATDDIGFAIYQVDLSK, encoded by the coding sequence ATGATTAAGTTTAGCGCAACGCTCCTGGCGACGCTGATTGCAGCGAGCGTACAGGCGGCGACGGTCGATCTCCGTATTCTGGAAACCACCGACCTGCACAGCAATATGATGGACTTCGATTACTACAAAGATACCCCTACGGAAAAATTCGGACTGGTACGCACGGCAAGTTTGATCAATGCCGCCCGCAATGAAGTGAAAAATAGCGTGCTGGTCGACAACGGTGATTTGATTCAGGGGAGTCCGCTGGGTGACTACATGGCGGCAAAGGGGCTGAAAAAAGGCGAGATCCACCCGGTGTATAAAGCGATGAACACCCTGGATTATATCGTCGGCAACCTCGGTAACCACGAATTCAACTATGGTCTTAAATACCTGCACGATGCGCTGGCAGGCGCAAAATTCCCGTACGTTAACGCCAATATCATCGACGTTAAGACCAAAAAGCCGCTTTTCACCCCTTATCTGATTAAAGAGACCGAGGTTGTTGATCAGGACGGTAAAAAGCAGACGCTGAAAATTGGCTACATCGGCTTTGTACCGCCCCAGATCATGACCTGGGATAAAGCCAATCTCACCGGCAAAGTCACCGTTAACGACATCACCGAAACGGCGCGTAAATATGTACCGGAGATGCGTGAAAAAGGGGCGGATGTTGTGGTCGTTGTCGCCCACTCGGGCCTCTCTGCCGATCCGTACCAGGTGATGGCGGAAAACTCCGTTTACTACCTGAGCGAAGTGCCGGGCGTGGACGCGATCCTCTTCGGCCACGCTCATGCGGTCTTCCCGGGTAAGGATTTTGCCAGCATCAAAGGGGCAGACATCGACAAGGGAACGCTCAACGGCGTGCCGGCGGTAATGCCCGGCATGTGGGGCGATCATCTTGGCGTGGTGGATCTGGTACTCAATAACGACAGCGGCAGCTGGAAGGTGACCGGATCCAAAGCCGAAGCGCGCCCCATTTACGATGCTGCCGCCAAAAAATCACTGGCGGCTGAAGACCAAAAACTCCTCGACGTGCTCAAGCATGACCACGACGCCACCCGCGAATTCGTTAGCAAGCCGATCGGCAAATCCGCCGACAACATGTACAGCTATCTGGCGCTGATACAGGATGACCCAACCGTTCAGGTGGTCAACATGGCGCAGAAAGCCTATGCCGAACATTTTGTTCAGGGCGATCCGGACTTAGCCAACCTGCCAGTGCTTTCCGCCGCCGCACCGTTCAAAGTGGGCGGACGTAAAAATGACCCGGCCAGCTATGTTGAAGTGGAAAAAGGCCATCTGACGTTCCGTAACGCCGCCGATCTCTATCTCTACCCGAACACGCTGGTCGTGGTTAAAGCAACGGGTAAAGAGGTGAAAGAGTGGCTGGAATGCTCCGCCGGGCAGTTTAACCAGATCGATCCGAAGAGCAGCAAGCCGCAGTCGTTGATTAACTGGGACGGGTTCCGCACCTATAACTTCGACGTTATCGACGGGGTGGATTATCAGATTGATGTCACCCAGCCGGCGAAATATGACGGTGAGTGCCAGGCGATTAACCCGCAGGCAGAGCGCATCAAAAACCTGACCTTCAAGGGCAAGCCTGTCGATCCGGCGGCCACCTTCCTGGTGGTGACCAATAACTATCGCGCGTATGGCGGCAAATTTGCCGGCACCGGCGATAGCCACATTGCCTTTGCATCCCCGGATGAGAACCGCTCGGTGCTTGCCGCCTGGATCAGCGCTGAGTCGAAAAAGGCGGGAGAGATTCATCCGGCGGTCGATAACAACTGGCGTCTGGCCCCGATCCACAGCGATACCCCACTGGATATTCGCATTGAAACGTCTCCGTCGGATAAGGCTGCGGCGTTTATTAAGGAGAAGGCGCAGTATCCGATGAAGAAGGTTGCGACGGATGATATCGGGTTCGCCATTTATCAGGTGGATTTAAGTAAGTAA
- the cysQ gene encoding 3'(2'),5'-bisphosphate nucleotidase CysQ has protein sequence MLDKICQLARDAGDAIMQVYDGAQPMNVVSKADDSPVTAADIAAHGVIMKGLQALTPEIPVLSEEAPQSWDERQHWQRYWLVDPLDGTKEFIKRNGEFTVNIALIDKGKAVLGVVYAPVMKVMYSAAEGKAWKEECGVRKPIQVRDARPPLVVISRSHSDSELEEYLQQLGEHQTTSIGSSLKFCLVAEGQAQLYPRFGPTNIWDTAAGHAVAAAAGAHVHDWQGKPLDYTPRESFLNPGFRVSLY, from the coding sequence ATGTTAGATAAAATTTGTCAGCTCGCACGGGATGCGGGCGATGCCATCATGCAGGTGTATGACGGCGCACAACCGATGAACGTTGTCAGCAAGGCGGATGATTCCCCGGTCACGGCGGCGGATATCGCGGCGCATGGCGTGATCATGAAAGGGCTACAGGCACTCACGCCAGAGATCCCCGTGCTTTCCGAAGAAGCGCCGCAGAGCTGGGATGAGCGTCAGCACTGGCAGCGTTACTGGCTGGTCGATCCTCTGGACGGCACCAAAGAGTTTATCAAGCGTAACGGTGAATTCACCGTGAATATCGCTCTGATCGACAAGGGCAAGGCGGTGCTTGGGGTGGTTTACGCGCCGGTGATGAAAGTGATGTACAGCGCCGCAGAAGGCAAGGCCTGGAAGGAAGAGTGTGGTGTCCGCAAGCCGATCCAGGTGCGCGATGCGCGCCCTCCGCTGGTGGTCATCAGCCGCTCGCACAGCGACAGCGAGTTGGAAGAGTACCTGCAACAGTTGGGTGAACATCAGACGACCTCGATTGGCTCCTCGCTGAAATTCTGTCTGGTGGCGGAGGGGCAGGCGCAGCTCTATCCCCGTTTCGGGCCGACGAACATCTGGGACACGGCAGCCGGCCACGCGGTAGCCGCGGCCGCGGGTGCGCATGTTCATGACTGGCAGGGCAAGCCGCTGGACTACACCCCGCGCGAATCATTCCTCAATCCAGGCTTCCGGGTCTCTCTTTACTGA
- a CDS encoding winged helix-turn-helix transcriptional regulator, giving the protein MTIPTLSEQMRDGNLFAEQCPSREVLKHVTSRWGVLILVALRERTHRFSDLRRKMGGVSEKMLAQSLQALEHDGFVDRVSYPVVPPHVEYSLTPLGVEVSEKVAALADWIEVNTPKVMANRDERAA; this is encoded by the coding sequence ATGACGATACCGACACTCAGCGAACAAATGCGCGATGGTAACCTCTTCGCGGAGCAGTGCCCGTCCAGAGAGGTGCTCAAACATGTCACCAGCCGCTGGGGGGTTCTGATCCTGGTGGCGCTACGTGAGAGAACGCACCGCTTCAGCGATCTGCGCCGTAAAATGGGCGGCGTGAGCGAGAAGATGCTGGCCCAGTCGCTGCAGGCACTGGAGCATGACGGTTTTGTCGATCGCGTTTCGTATCCTGTTGTACCGCCGCACGTTGAGTATAGCCTGACGCCGCTTGGCGTAGAGGTGAGCGAGAAAGTGGCCGCGCTGGCGGACTGGATAGAGGTGAATACGCCAAAAGTAATGGCGAACCGGGATGAGCGGGCAGCGTAA